A part of Deltaproteobacteria bacterium RBG_16_64_85 genomic DNA contains:
- a CDS encoding elongation factor Tu has protein sequence MTLSDTLRIVIVGHVDHGKSTLIGRLFYDTGSLPVERYREIERTCREQGREFEFAYLMDALQEEREQNITIDTAQSFFRTAKRPYIIIDAPGHKEFLKNMVTGAAAADAAILLVDGAEGVREQTRRHAYILSLLGLRQVAVAINKMDIAGYRRDRFHAVEEEIRRFLHSVGIVPSYIIPISAREGDNIASPSSRMPWHQGPTLLSALDSFSPAREVSGLPLRFPVQDVYVWDRKRIYAGRVESGAVRPGDRVVFSPSGKSSRVRSVEKWNHPSMSLASTGECVGIALADELFVERGEVMGSADDDPPRSGQELSASLFWLGNEPLRLNGRYVLKLATAEAEVTLSAIPERLNSSTLEVIERHAGRVENLEVANVTFTLSRPLAADTFEENPRLGRFVVAVEGFVAGGGIVREVRTDGVGPRARVIRLHTRTMTEPDGNFVDLSQEAGPVEFDLSSGFIDRLGKGERLAIRLRTADQLEKVSRLAFGHDLAFEFRRDGEGPKVVLFRVAPSRVPVPEEAGPVI, from the coding sequence CGGGCGGCTCTTCTACGACACGGGGTCGCTTCCCGTGGAGCGATACCGGGAGATCGAGCGGACCTGCCGGGAGCAGGGGCGGGAGTTCGAATTCGCGTACCTCATGGACGCCCTCCAGGAGGAGCGGGAGCAGAACATCACGATCGACACGGCGCAAAGCTTCTTCCGGACGGCGAAGCGCCCCTACATCATCATCGACGCTCCGGGCCACAAGGAGTTCCTGAAAAACATGGTCACCGGGGCGGCGGCGGCCGACGCGGCCATCCTGCTGGTGGACGGGGCCGAAGGGGTCCGGGAGCAGACCCGACGCCATGCCTATATCCTTTCGCTCCTGGGTCTGCGCCAGGTGGCGGTGGCGATCAACAAGATGGATATCGCCGGCTACCGGCGCGACCGGTTCCACGCGGTCGAGGAGGAGATCCGGCGGTTCCTTCATTCCGTCGGCATCGTCCCTTCCTACATCATCCCTATCTCCGCGCGGGAGGGGGACAATATCGCGTCCCCGTCTTCGAGGATGCCCTGGCACCAGGGTCCGACACTCCTGTCGGCCCTCGATTCCTTTTCGCCCGCCCGGGAGGTTTCCGGCCTTCCGCTGCGCTTTCCCGTCCAGGACGTCTACGTGTGGGACAGGAAGCGGATCTACGCGGGTCGGGTGGAGTCCGGCGCCGTTCGACCGGGGGACCGGGTCGTCTTTTCCCCGTCGGGCAAGTCCTCCCGGGTCCGGTCGGTCGAGAAGTGGAATCATCCGTCGATGTCCCTGGCATCGACCGGGGAGTGCGTCGGGATCGCGCTTGCCGACGAGCTGTTTGTGGAGCGGGGCGAAGTCATGGGAAGCGCGGACGACGACCCTCCCCGCAGCGGTCAGGAACTGTCCGCCAGCCTGTTCTGGCTCGGCAACGAACCGTTGCGCCTCAACGGACGATACGTCCTGAAGCTTGCCACCGCGGAAGCCGAGGTGACGCTCTCCGCCATCCCGGAGCGGCTCAACTCCTCCACGCTGGAGGTGATCGAACGCCACGCCGGGAGGGTGGAGAACCTGGAGGTGGCGAACGTGACGTTCACGCTGTCGCGTCCCCTCGCGGCGGACACCTTCGAGGAGAACCCGCGGCTGGGGCGGTTCGTCGTGGCGGTGGAGGGATTCGTGGCGGGGGGAGGGATCGTCCGGGAGGTGCGCACGGACGGCGTCGGGCCCCGGGCACGGGTGATCCGGCTCCATACACGGACGATGACCGAACCGGATGGAAATTTCGTCGACCTGTCGCAGGAAGCCGGCCCGGTGGAGTTCGACCTCTCATCCGGGTTCATCGACCGCCTGGGGAAGGGGGAACGGCTGGCGATCCGGCTCCGGACAGCCGACCAACTGGAGAAGGTCTCCCGCCTCGCCTTCGGGCACGACCTCGCCTTCGAGTTCCGGCGCGACGGGGAAGGTCCGAAGGTGGTCCTTTTCCGGGTTGCTCCCTCGCGCGTTCCCGTTCCCGAGGAAGCCGGACCGGTCATATGA